A single genomic interval of Cumulibacter manganitolerans harbors:
- a CDS encoding NAD(P)H-binding protein, whose product MPAPTTQHDSPLPLRGSRVLVTGGTGYVGGQLVIPLLRAGAQVRVLARRPPRTSPGSRVHVVEGDAARAADVRRAVADVDVAYYLLHSMDDEGDLADRERAMAEVFADECAEAGVRQIVYLGGPRAPGELSTHLRSRATVGEILLAAPVPTVVLQAPVIIGAGSASFKMIRYLTYRLPVTVAPSWVRNLVQPIGIEDVLTYLVAAASLDPPVNRTFDIGGPEVLSYADLAARFARAAGLSRRMVIPMPFLRPGPTLAGHAVSLLAPVPPGLAGPLVGSLAHDAVAADHDIRDVLAISRPLTTLDEALRQAEQSSARDLTVLHSIAWAAGSAARALRAARRGTGRRSAG is encoded by the coding sequence ATGCCGGCACCCACGACGCAGCACGACAGCCCCCTCCCGCTGCGCGGTAGCCGCGTCCTGGTGACCGGCGGCACCGGGTACGTCGGCGGTCAGCTGGTCATCCCGCTGCTGCGCGCCGGCGCCCAGGTGCGGGTCCTGGCCCGCCGGCCGCCCCGGACGTCGCCGGGCTCCCGGGTCCACGTCGTCGAGGGAGACGCCGCCCGCGCGGCCGACGTCCGGCGCGCGGTGGCCGACGTCGACGTCGCCTACTACCTCCTGCACTCGATGGACGACGAGGGCGACCTGGCGGACCGCGAGCGCGCGATGGCGGAGGTCTTCGCCGACGAATGCGCCGAGGCCGGCGTCCGCCAGATCGTCTATCTCGGCGGACCCCGCGCGCCCGGGGAGCTGTCGACCCACCTGCGCTCCCGCGCCACGGTCGGGGAGATCCTGCTGGCGGCGCCGGTGCCCACCGTCGTCCTGCAGGCCCCGGTGATCATCGGCGCCGGGTCGGCGTCGTTCAAGATGATCCGCTACCTCACCTACCGGCTACCGGTCACCGTGGCGCCGTCGTGGGTCCGCAACCTCGTACAGCCGATCGGCATCGAGGACGTCCTGACGTACCTGGTCGCCGCGGCGTCGCTGGACCCTCCGGTCAACCGGACGTTCGACATCGGTGGCCCCGAGGTGCTGAGCTACGCCGACCTCGCGGCCCGGTTCGCCCGCGCGGCCGGTCTGTCGCGGCGGATGGTGATCCCGATGCCGTTCCTGCGGCCCGGCCCGACGCTGGCCGGGCACGCGGTGTCCCTGCTGGCGCCCGTGCCGCCGGGGCTCGCCGGGCCGCTGGTCGGCAGCCTCGCCCACGATGCGGTCGCCGCCGACCACGACATCCGCGACGTGTTGGCGATCTCGCGGCCCCTGACGACGCTGGACGAGGCGCTGCGGCAGGCCGAGCAGTCGTCCGCGCGCGATCTGACCGTCCTGCACTCGATCGCGTGGGCGGCCGGCAGCGCCGCGCGGGCGCTGCGTGCCGCGCGGCGTGGGACCGGTCGCCGGTCCGCCGGCTAG
- a CDS encoding alpha/beta hydrolase family protein, with amino-acid sequence MSGIEPDDVLHVPTEGGNRLAVHLHKGPVATAPVLLVLPAMGTPARFYRRLAAALNSRGLNVAVADQRAHGDSVPTMSKRVDFGYAAMVEQDLPRVYDAVHHAFRGSRIVLLGHSLGGHVAMLFAASGSRPVAGVALVAAGTVWWKAFAVGPRRLGMLAAITAVDVVTRTIGYWPGRRFGFGGTQPRTLMADWVHLGRTGRFEPRDAFADLETGLGAMALPVLSITVQNDALAPPSAAEQLLAKAPSAVVDRWRFTGSSQLARPDHFTWARFPDPVAERVARWVGTH; translated from the coding sequence GTGAGCGGAATCGAGCCGGACGACGTCCTGCACGTGCCGACCGAGGGCGGCAACCGGCTGGCCGTGCACCTGCACAAGGGTCCGGTGGCCACGGCTCCCGTCCTGCTCGTGCTCCCGGCGATGGGCACCCCCGCCCGGTTCTACCGGCGTCTCGCCGCGGCGCTGAACTCCCGCGGCCTGAACGTCGCGGTGGCCGACCAGCGGGCGCACGGCGACAGCGTCCCGACGATGTCCAAACGGGTCGACTTCGGCTACGCGGCGATGGTCGAGCAGGACCTGCCGCGGGTGTACGACGCCGTCCACCACGCATTTCGCGGCTCGCGGATCGTGCTGCTCGGCCACAGCCTCGGCGGCCATGTCGCGATGCTGTTCGCGGCGTCCGGCAGCCGCCCGGTGGCGGGCGTCGCCCTCGTCGCCGCGGGCACCGTCTGGTGGAAGGCGTTCGCCGTGGGGCCGCGCCGCCTCGGCATGCTGGCGGCGATCACCGCCGTCGACGTGGTGACTCGAACGATCGGCTACTGGCCGGGGCGCCGGTTCGGCTTCGGTGGCACGCAGCCCCGGACGCTGATGGCCGACTGGGTGCACCTGGGACGCACCGGCCGTTTCGAGCCCCGTGACGCGTTCGCCGATCTGGAGACGGGGCTGGGCGCGATGGCACTTCCGGTCCTGAGCATCACGGTGCAGAACGACGCCCTGGCGCCCCCGTCCGCGGCGGAGCAGCTGCTCGCCAAGGCTCCGTCGGCCGTGGTCGACCGCTGGCGCTTCACCGGGTCCAGCCAGCTGGCCAGGCCCGACCACTTCACCTGGGCGCGCTTCCCCGATCCGGTGGCCGAGCGCGTCGCGCGCTGGGTCGGCACCCACTAG
- a CDS encoding YciI family protein has protein sequence MPTFITVGYGDRAGYDRTPPAVRDDAHAHDDRLRAAGARMGIAGTPVQVRNPDAAGPRTTIGPYLQSALPVAGFALIEAADLDEAIALAAQTPCAVAHGVVEVWPLTETPDGTAP, from the coding sequence ATGCCCACCTTCATCACCGTCGGGTACGGCGACCGGGCCGGCTACGACCGCACCCCTCCCGCCGTCCGCGACGATGCGCATGCGCACGACGACCGGCTCCGCGCCGCCGGCGCGCGGATGGGTATCGCGGGGACGCCGGTGCAGGTGCGCAACCCCGATGCCGCGGGGCCGCGGACGACGATCGGACCGTACCTGCAGTCGGCCCTCCCCGTGGCGGGCTTCGCGCTGATCGAGGCCGCCGACCTCGACGAAGCGATCGCGCTGGCCGCGCAGACACCCTGTGCGGTGGCGCACGGCGTCGTCGAGGTCTGGCCGCTCACCGAGACCCCGGACGGCACGGCACCCTAG